In the genome of Mytilus edulis chromosome 3, xbMytEdul2.2, whole genome shotgun sequence, one region contains:
- the LOC139518153 gene encoding uncharacterized protein, whose amino-acid sequence MYLCKEKKDTIEKPSEQLTVTSKKETAGNDSRSLPIARKSIEKDKDIQLPWLVDANEFKCMLSQGEFLSYDNRLSLGGPCKAGKSTLASVLIGEDIPLQWNSTDGLVIFFGRNGIDIEKEKMLPLKEGERGHEILAKILRGNPNVYDQYEHKINQQTMHTHSYHSQAELINKSSSASSILVAVQGKMSTAVQTHQVLTKCSELMTEDVGTKVSNKGMSAEPNEIKSLDLQTMQLQTSILQEVRDRKYKIKIAPSDLIDFGGQKSYDMTHQLFIQHRGSFLLMFDGRFGLHNQLNEYPEGVTAASILKHWVDSVLTYTEDTEDIMPMIMFAATHRDLCMVNTVKLKESFIRDLKLMFSKHEKKPHIYLDTVFFINGIDKNDFEIQRMTDQVVIFAMKQSSWGQRRPMQWVPLELQISKMRMKNINIITKEDLRHINKMNDDLALNEPQMEDFLVVQHSLGKLMYYSHPGLNNFIIIHPPALVNILRSFVTDEKFFPEDENLRSILKILTDTGKIYKTDLLKLWQQEYFLQYMPNNTTQEFVVQLLVHLDILIIPKDSKRTHPEADLYLVPCMIKSIRPSDFNFGLEERTICLRYSLERHSIPTALAYKLIGGSVNAWPLKYESNRPCLYHKAAVMHLNEDNELRIWVEDNQLLVNMTNKKSLLHISPDVAASVQECLTKNLDVSLSFHYKSFGRKMKIPEVSNLYTIEVGLPCFSGVCFKSLQDIMNYEKWTCVNGKEHKTKYLQYWIFNTAQKTCGHGCKGLTDEELKAEPSDKHLVRLGCHIGINKFREYFIYLGMEVKEWEDINSQYVGHSPKGIMSMALTQWKNSMLSKLKEPSLKDLCDALKNVELDSHLICQIFRERSELLAMADFNLQTIPSDQHLKELSNQVGNCPLQLGVELGLSFTEIEQSLFSFPKDLPGLLEDLLTRWREKSKVKTIYSLMLALERVNAGGLTYLLEISKHAYAK is encoded by the exons ACAAAGATATTCAACTTCCGTGGTTGGTTGATGCAAATGAATTCAAATGTATGCTGTCACAAGGAGAATTTTTGTCGTACGATAACCGTTTGAGTCTAG GTGGACCATGTAAGGCAGGGAAGAGTACTCTCGCAAGCGTACTTATTGGCGAAGACATTCCTCTACAATGGAATTCTACAGATGGGCTGGTTATTTTTTTTGGCAGGAATGGTATTGACATTGAAAAGGAGAAAATGCTTCCTCTTAAAGAGG GCGAACGGGGACATGAAATTTTGGCAAAGATTCTACGAGGAAACCCAAACGTCTATGATCAGTATGAACATAAAATAAACCAGCAAACTATGCATACTCACAGTTACCACAGTCAAGCAGAgttgataaataaatcatcatCTGCATCATCGATCTTAGTTGCAGTACAAGGCAAAATGTCCACAGCAGTTCAAACACACCAGGTTCTCACTAAGTGTAGTGAATTGATGACGGAAGATGTTGGGACAAAAGTTTCAAACAAAGGAATGTCTGCTGAACCTAATGAGATAAAATCATTAGATTTGCAGACGATGCAACTTCAAACAAGTATTTTACAGGAAGTCCGAGAtaggaaatacaaaataaaaatagcacCTTCTGATCTTATCGATTTTGGTGGTCAGAAATCATACGATATGACCCATCAACTTTTCATTCAACACCGTGGatcatttttgttaatgttcGATGGCAGATTTGGTCTACATAACCAACTTAACGAGTATCCAGAGGGAGTAACTGCTGCAT CCATACTGAAACACTGGGTTGATTCTGTTTTAACCTACACTGAAGATACTGAAGATATTATGCCAATGATTATGTTTGCTGCAACACACAGGGACCTATGCATG GTAAATACTGTCAAATTAAAGGAAAGTTTCATCAGGGATCTAAAACTGATGTTCTCAAAGCACGAGAAAAAACCCCACATATACCTTGATACGGTATTTTTTATCAATGGAATTGATAAAAATGACTTTGAAATACAACGCATGACGGATCAAGTCGTCATCTTTGCAATGAAACAGTCATCATGGGGACAGCGAAGACCTATGCAATGGGTTCCTTTAGAGCTACAAATTTCCAAAATgagaatgaaaaatataaatatcataaCGAAGGAAGACTTACGACATATAAACAAGATGAATGATGATCTGGCCTTAAATGAACCTCAGATGGAAGATTTCTTAGTAGTCCAGCATTCTTTAGGCAAACTGATGTATTACAGCCATCCAGGATTAAACAACTTCATTATTATTCACCCTCCTGCACTGGTTAATATATTGAGGTCTTTTGTGACAGATGAGAAGTTCTTTCCAGAAGACGAAAACCTTAGatccattttgaaaatattgactgACACAGGGAAAATCTATAAAACAGATCTTTTAAAGCTATGGCAACAAGAATATTTCCTTCAGTACATGCCTAATAATACCACCCAAGAGTTTGTTGTACAGCTCCTCGTTCATTTGGATATTCTGATAATCCCCAAGGATTCCAAACGAACTCATCCAGAAGCAGATTTATATCTTGTTCCATGCATGATAAAGTCTATTAGACCATCAGATTTCAACTTCGGTCTTGAAGAAAGAACGATATGCTTGAGATATTCACTAGAAAGACATTCAATTCCTACTGCACTGGCTTACAAACTAATTGGAGGATCAGTCAACGCTTGGCCATTGAAATACGAAAGTAACAGACCTTGTCTTTATCACAAAGCTGCAGTAATGCATCTGAATGAGGACAATGAACTCCGAATATGGGTAGAAGACAACCAACTATTGGTTAATatgacaaacaaaaaatcattgcTTCATATTTCACCGGATGTTGCAGCAAGTGTACAAGAATGCCTGACAAAGAATCTTGATGTATCCCTCTCGTTCCATTATAAGAGCTTCggcagaaaaatgaaaataccagAAGTATCAAATCTTTACACGATTGAAGTAGGCCTTCCGTGCTTCAGTGGCGTTTGCTTTAAATCTTTGCAAGACATCATGAATTATGAAAAATGGACATGTGTAAACGGGAAGGAACACAAAACCAAATATCTACAATACTGGATCTTCAACACG GCACAAAAGACATGTGGACATGGATGTAAAG gACTCACCGACGAAGAATTAAAAGCAGAACCGTCTGATAAGCATCTTGTTAGATTAGGATGTCATATCGGCATTAACAAGTTTAGAGAATATTTTATCTACTTGGGAATGGAAGTGAAGGAATGGGAAGATATAAATTCCCAGTATGTTGGTCACAGTCCCAAAGGGATTATGTCGATGGCCCTGACGCAATGGAAAAATTCGATGTTATCGAAACTAAAGGAACCTTCTTTGAAAGACCTTTGTGATGCCCTGAAAAATGTGGAGCTGGATAGTCATCTTATATGTCAG atattcaGAGAAAGATCGGAGCTGCTTG caatggcggacttCAATCTCCAGACTATCCCCAGTGACCAACATTTGAAAGAATTGTCAAATCAGGTCGGAAATTGCCCATTGCAGTTGGGAGTAGAACTTGGATTAAGTTTTACTGAAATTGAGCAAAGTTTGTTCAGTTTTCCAAAAGATCTGCCCGGTTTGTTGGAAGATTTATTGACAAGATGGAGGGAAAAGTCAAAAGTCAAGACCATTTACAGCTTGATGTTGGCACTTGAACGCGTGAATGCAGGTGGACTCACATACTTACTTGAAATATCAAAGCATGCTTATGCAAAGTAA